From Bicyclus anynana chromosome 18, ilBicAnyn1.1, whole genome shotgun sequence, a single genomic window includes:
- the LOC128198957 gene encoding uncharacterized protein LOC128198957: MHSDFPSLYAKRLSRRKRDATGALEIRTNHADPIHADVKYDPPHDKVTPPKDILQGTSYRKSLPHTTRLDIVRALSRLVALLALLFTAVVEFYPLVYNLYYMIYDFMYPTY; encoded by the exons ATGCATTCAGATTTTCCCAGTCTg TACGCAAAACGCCTGTCGCGACGCAAACGCGACGCGACCGGTGCTCTGGAGATCCGCACCAATCACGCCGACCCCATACACGCCGACGTTAAATACGACCCCCCTCACGACAAG gtAACACCGCCCAAAGACATTTTACAAGGGACATCGTACCGAAAATCTCTGCCTCACACCACAAGACTCGATATAGTTCGCGCGTTGAGCCGCTTGGTGGCGCTACTAGCGCTCTTGTTCACCGCAGTCGTAGAGTTCTACCCTCtggtttataatttgtattacatGATATACGATTTTATGTATCCTACATAttga